The genomic window CAGAGCTTGATTTACCCTCAATAATATAAGAGGCTAGGGTCAATGGGGCTCCCGCAAACCCGATTAATGGGACCGGGTTCTCATTTTTTGTAATCTCGATCGCTTTTTTTAAGTTCTGAAGTAAATCACAAGCTTTACTTAAAGATATTTTTTTTATGTCTTCCGGTTTCTCAAGCCTTTTTTTTAGATAAGGGCCTTGCAATTCTTTAAAAGAAAAGGGATAGCCGATTAAATCGCCGGCTACCAATATATCCGAGAAGATAATCGCTGCGTCCATTTGAAAACGCTGTATTGGCTGAAGGGTCACAATAGATGCAATTTCCGGATCTTTTTGCATTTCCTCAAAAGAAAATTTCTTTCGAAAAGCTTGATATTCAGGTAAATAGCGTCCCGCTTGCCGCATTAGCCAAACAGGGATTTGCGTGGTTTTATTTTGGCAGTTAAGAGCCTCAAGAAAAAGGGAATGCTTCATTTTCTTCCTTAGAGAATTCGTTTTAAAATAGAAGGCACTGTAAATCCGAATTCTTCGGCTAATTTTTCGTAAGGCGCTGAAAGCCCATAAGATTTCATGCAAATAGCCGTTCCATCTATCCCAATATATTTATGCCATCCGAGATCAACGCCGGCTTCAATGCTTACTCTTTTTCCTATGTCGCCGCCGAGCAGGCTATTTTTATAAGCCGTATCTTGAGAATCAAATATCTGAGTGCAAGGCATTGAAATGACACGAACTCCTTTTCCCATTTTTTCAAGTTCTTCAGAAACTTTTAGGGCAAGTTCCACTTCTGAGCCTGTAGCAATGAGTGTAAAATCAGCTTTTTTCTTTTCTTTTTTTAAAATATAAGCTCCTCTTCCCATTCCTTCATTATAAGGTACATCTGTTTCAGAAAGAGTGGGTAAGTTTTGTCTCGATAGAGAAAAAGCTGTCGGGCCATGATACTTCAAGGCAGCCATCCAAGCCATTTTAACTTCATTAGCATCAGCCGGTCTTATAAAATGCAAGTTCGGAATGGCTCTTAAAGCAGCATAATGTTCAATAGGTTGGTGAGTCGGACCATCTTCACCTAAGAAGATAGAATCATGGGTAAAATGATAAATCACTCTTAGCTTCATTAATGAGGCGAGTCTAATGGCATTTCTCATATAGTCTGAAAAAGTTAAGAAAGTGCCGATAAAGGGTAAAATCATCCCGGTTTCCGTAAGCCCGGAAGCAATAGTTGCCATCCCGAATTCACGGACCCCATACTTAATATTGCGCCCTTTAAACGAGCCTCTTGATACCACAGGATACGCTGTGATCATTGTCATATCCGACACGGAAAGATCCGCCGACCCTCCGTAAAGCTCAGGCATAACTTTTGCAAGCTCTTGAATCACAGCATGAGATGCGTTTCTTCCTGCTATTGGAGATTTGATAGGTAGTGCTTTTAATTCATTTTCCAAATTTTCAGGAATGAATCTTTCCTTCATTTTTTTGTATTCATCATACAAATCCGGAAAAGCTTCGGACCATTTTTTAAATTGATCATTCCAATTCTTTTCCAGTTTCTCTTCATCTTTCAATTTATTTTTAAAAAATTCGAGTGCGGAGGGGTAAACATAAAAAGATTCTAAAGGTAAACCAAGGGCTTCTTTTGTGAGTTTAAGCTCTTCGGCTCCTAAAGGAGAGCCGTGGACTTTGCTTGTTCCGGCTTTGTTCGGGGATCCTTTGCCGATAATAGTATGTGCTATGATTAAGACCGGTCTATCCTGCCCTTTATTAATTAATGTGAAAACACTATGAATTTCATCGAAATCATGGCCATTTATTTCGTATACTTTCCATCCATAGGACTCATACCGTTCTTTGACATTATCACTAAAGCTTTCACTAATCGGTCCATCTAAACAGACTTTGTTGGCATCGTAAATGGCTACCAAATTATTGATTTGCAAGTTACCGGAAAAAGATGAGACTTCAGAGGATACCCCCTCCATCATATCGCCATCTCCCATTAAGCAATAAACTTTCGCATCAAAAATTTTATATGAATCCTTATTAAATTTATTTTCAAGTAGCTTAATCCCAAGCGCTTGCCCAACAGCATTTCCGATTCCCTGACCTAAGGGACCGGTTGTGGTTTCAACACCATCTGTGTCTCCATATTCAGGGTGCCCCGGGGTTTTAGAATGTAATTGTCTAAAATTTTTTATATCTTCAAGGCTTAAGTTAAATCCCGATAAAAAAAGAAGGGAGTAGAGCCACATGGAGCCGTGACCTGCAGAAAGAACGAAGCGGTCCCTGTTGGCCCAGCTGGAATTTTTGGGGTTATGCTTTAAGACCATGCCAAAAAGATAAGCTCCAATCTCGGCGCATCCTAAAGGAAGCCCGGGGTGGCCGGAATTTGCTTTTTGAACGGCGTCCATGGATAAAATTCGAATAGAGGCGGCAATGTCAGCTAAAGTCTTTTTTAAATCGGAAGAAAGTGCCTTCTTTTCTGCTTCATTTTTATTTTTTTCCTCGAAATTCAAAGAAGTCATAGTCGCAAGTCCTTGTTTTGTTCTTTCTTTTTATTTAATCTATCATTGTAAGAGGAAGATTAAACCTAAAGTCCTTTTTTTTTAATTATTTAATGAGTTTAAGGGTTGTTCAACCTTTTTCCAAGAAAAAATAATTTCTCAAAATTAGCCAACGTGACAAAGAATTGAATCTATTGTTTATGCCAAAACCCTTCAGTAAAAGGAATTGGTAAATGTCTAAAAATTTCATAATAGACTTCTTTCGAAAATAGCTTTGATTGGAAAGATGGGCTGGTTTTGTGCAAATTTTTTGATAAATTTTGAAGGCATAAAATGACCAATGCGCGAAAAATTTAGGAAAAAAGATTCCAATAACCGCAGTTTAACAATTGAATGAAGTTTCGAAAGAAGTCTAATAATAATATCTCACAAATTTAAACTTTGAGTATGGGGGCTTAAATGGTCGGGACAATAAATCCAATAAAAGTGATTTGCCTTGCAAATCCAACAGATAGAAGTGAAATGGGTTTTCTTGATACCTTGGCTTTTATGATCCATCAAGTTCATGGGGTTTATCGCTTTGTGGTTAAAGCGGATAACTATAACAATAACTTTATTGAAACCATATCAGGCGATTGCATTGAAGCAAAATTCGGAGATCAAAAAATTGTTCAAATAGCGTCTCAAGCGGTCGCAATTTCAGCAACCATTGCAGAAGCCGCCAAGGAAAAAACGAAGTTGCAAAAGACTTGCGAGGCAACTTTTGATGCTATGACAACCCCATATCTCTTGCCGCCAAAAACAAAATGGGAAAAACAAAAAGGGCTTTCTTGGCTTTCGCCCTCTACACTTAATTTTCTAAAAAAATTAGGACAAACCTTCATTAATAGAATAAAAAGAATTGTTCTTTCCATTTTTGAACTTTTTAAAAGGTTATTTATTTTTAGTATGAAGCTTATGGATATAAAGGATGCTTTTTCTTTTACAGAGCATTTCGCACGTGAACGGGTAAGGGAATTCGTTTTAAATTTTAAAAAATGTCTGACGGCTCTTCAAGAAAATAAACAATTTCTATTGTCTTGCTTAAAAGCTAAAGAACCCTTTATCGCGCAAATTTTAAAACAGTTCGGTTCGGTGTTTACAGTCGATCACTTGATGAAAGCTGTTATAAAATCGATTGAATCTGTCGAGACTATTACGAAAGGTTTAAAAAAAGCAAATGAGGTGGTGAAAGATGTTTTAGGGATAGCCGCCGTTGGGATTTTTAACACTATGGGGATTCTTCCTTGGATATCAAATGAATGGGTGGCTCCCATGGCTTCTTCTTCTGAAGAAGCCAATAAATACAAAGATTTTCGCTTTCCTCCCAAAGATTGGGTTCAAATTCCGATTAAAGAAAAGGAAACGGCCTCCAATACTCTCTTATTTGCGGCTGCAAAAGAGGATAAGGCTCTTGATCTTTTGGATGAAACTCGAATTAAGCTTAACAAGATACAAAAATCTCCTATTGATCCTAAAAAAATTTTAAAGTAGACAATACCCATATTAAAAACCCAAGTGATCGACTTATAATGAGTTCAAATTGGAAATATTTTATCTTTAAGAAACTTGCAAAATGAGTTTCCCATATTTTTTAATATGATGGCCTTATGTTAAGCCCAAGGCACGAGTTCCTTAGGGAAAAGAACTCGAATCTAAAGCCAATATAAGTCGATAGCTTGGGTCTAAAGTGTTTTAAAATGATTGAGCGTATCCTTTTTTTAACAAATTATAATCAGTATGATTCTAAAAGACATTTCGCCAAATACTTTGCGGAGGCGCTCCGTTTCTTTGGAATAGACACCCTTGAACTGGATGTAAATCAAGGAAAACTCAATCGAAGTCATTTAGAAAAAATAGAAACGTTTAATCCAACGCTCACAGCTTCTTTCCATAGTTTTATCCCCATCAGCGGTCAGAAGTTTCTTTGGGATATGCTAAAAAAGCCTCACTTAGCAATCCTTGTGGATCCTGTTCTCTATTCTTTGGCGATGATCAAAAGTCCTTTAGTTACCATTTCTTGCGTCGATTTATTCGATGTCGAAAACCTTCTATCTTTTGGCTTTAAAAAAACATTTTTTCTGCCTCATGCGGTACCAAAGTCTTTAGCAGAAGAGCCTTTAAGAGAAAAAATTTATGACGTTACCTTTATCGGAAGTTGTTATGATTATGAAACTTTAAGAAAAAGTTGGGAGAAAAAATTACCCGAAGGGGCGAAAGAAGCTCTTTCTCTTAGCATTGAACTTGTGATGAATGACAATGCAACCCCTTTGCAAGTAGCTCTTGTCAAAAGCTGGAACCATCTTGGCCTATCCCCGCAGGGAGTCAATTTTGAAGAGCTTTTTAACTATTTAGACCTTTATACAAGAGGGCTTGATCGAATTAAGCTCATTCGAGCTATACCTGAAGAGGTCAAAGTTCATGTCTTCGGAGCTAATGCGGAAGGCGATTTTTTACCAAAAAATAGTTGGGAGCATTATCTTGGGGATAAAAAGAATGTTATCCTCCATTCACCGGTATCTTTTTTAGATTCTCTCAACGTCTTAAGGGCAAGTAAAATATCATTAAATAGCTTTCCATTTTTTAAAAACGGCACTCATGAAAGGCTTTTTACCGGCAGTGCTCTTGGATCTTTGGTGGCCACTTCCGATAACTTATGGGTGCGAAGAAATTTTATTGATGACGAAGATATCCTTATTGTGCCTCCGAAAGGTTGGGATCAGGCGGGGAAAAGAATCATGGATGTTTTAAAAGACACCAAAAAAAGAGAAGAGATGGCCTTAAGGGGAAGAGAGAAAACCTTAAAGTTTCATACCTGGCATAATCGAGCGGAAACCCTTATTCAAGAAATGAATCAATTCCTTTAAAAAAGTTATCCGCTCTATTTTCGCTCATCATTAAGCAATCCGCATTCAGGACAACGTGTCAGGTTTTTTCTTAAGTCTATGAGATACCGGAAATGACAAAATTCACAGTGTTTAACCTGGTTTTTCACTAAAATTTTTTCGGCCTTTCCCTTTTGCAAATAGAACAAGCCCCAAAGTAAACCGACAAAAGTAAAAGTGACTCCAAAGTAAATGAGTATTAATTTATCGATAGAGACTTCAATCATCGTATGCAGTCCTTTGGAAATCGAAAATCCATGTTAAAAAGAGTTTCTAAAAGTAGACAAAAGATTTTTTTTCATTCCTTAGACGTTTCATTTCGTTGGTTCTTTTTTTAAAGGCTTCCTCATGATTTTTAGAATTTTTTGACACGTGCTGCTTTTCAGACCTTGACTTTCGTTGGCGAAGAGTGTGTTTTTTCCAAAAAGCTCCTTCTTGAAGAATGGATTTATCCCTTCGTGTGTCGTCTTCTTTGGTTGTTTCTACCTCAATTTCGCACCGAAGCACATATTTGTTTACAAGTTCGCTTAATTCTTCCGATTCTTCACTATTTTCCGGTTTATATTTAGTTCGAGTATGAATTTCTTGGTCTTCGTCAAGGCCTGTCGACTCTTTATTTTTTCGCGTTAAGTGAAACCCTTTTTTTTCTTTAAAACTTCTTGTTTGAATTCTTTGAATGCGGAGATTTTGTTCTTTTTCTGATGTTTTTGGAAGGGTGGTGGAGATGTGGTTGCCTTTTCTAGGTTGAAAAATAGACGCAAATTGAAACTCAGTTTTTCGAGATGTTTTTAAAGCAGGCATTTTCCTATCCGCTTTAAAAACATGCTTGCTTCCTGTTTTAGGTGAAATTTTTTTAGAAACCTCACCCACCTTAGCATGAGCAATGTAAAGAATGGTTTTTAGGTAATTAAGACAAACCGTTTGTTCATATTGAGGCGAAACATACTTTGGTTGATGTATACTAATACTCATAAAAGACCTTGATTGCTTAAATTATAAATTTTTTTTGGCTAAGCTATTGATACTCTATACCATGTTTAAATTTACCTAAACAACTTCTAAATGATTAAAACCCCCTGTTTAGACCAAGTCCTTAGACCCGTCCCAATAGAGGGATGATAGTTTTTTTGATCCCGTCGGCGAAGTTTATATCGATATGTCGAAACGCTTGAGTTTTTATTTTAGGCTTCTTTGAATAATTTCAATGACGCCTTGAATAAAAGGCTCGTTTTTTTCTGTTTCAAACTTCAGGGAGCGGAGGAATAAGATAAGAGGCTGAATGTCATCTTCCGGATTTAAATTTTCGATGTCGTAAGAAAATATCTTTCCGGTATCTGAAGAAACATCAACATGAAAAACATATTCTTTTTGTAAGATAACATCTTCAAGAGAGGCTTCTAAATATTCTACAGGCACGCTTTCAATTAGAGAAAAAGCAGCTAAACTACCGCTTATATGAAAATCATTTTTTAGATAGGTCCGTTTATTATTGTGGAGAAGGAAGCGGCTATTTTTTGATAGCAAGTCAGCCGGATCTAAGGGAGTAATTTGGATTTTTGGCAAGATATGAAAGTCAAATTGAGGGAAGAGAAAAGAGTCAAGTGGCATTTCTCTTAAAAAAATAAGCTCGTCGATTGGTTTTTTTGATTTATTTTGGAGAAAACTCTCTTTTAACAGGATTTGAAGCTTGGTCGTTTTTTTTAAAGCCTCATAAAGCTTTGCGTTCTTTTCGGGTACTCTTAAAGATAAGAAAAAAAGGGCATGGATTAAAAAAGCCGCTAAAAAAAAGAAGAATAGTTTTTCACGGTTCCTTAAAGAAGAAGCATAAATGAAAGGAAAAGAAATTCTATGATTTTCTAAAAGTTCCATTTTTAAAGCCTTGGATTAAAAATAGTCGTAGGAATTTTCATCAGGTGTAAAAACAAGTCTTACCTGACTTGCTAACTCTTCTATAATTGAATAAAGTTCCAAAAAAGAACCGTAGCTGACATTTTTATCGACGCTTAAAACAAGAGTCGGCTCTTTTCCCCCATTTTTATTTTTTATCGCTTCAATGAGTTGAAGAAGTTCTTGTTTGACCGATTTCAAATCGGCAATTACTTTTTTAGATCCCAAATAAATAACATTTTGACGGTCCATTACGACGGCAAGTTGAGTGGATAAAGGAATGGCATCTTTATCAAGTTTCGGATTTTCGATGTTTAGAGTCTTAAAAGGTAAAATATCGGAGGTTATGATAAAAAAAATCAGAAGCAAAAAAATCACATCCACAAGAGGTGTCAAATCGATTAAACTTAAGGAAGTTTTTAAAGTTGTTTTAAAGGGCTTCATTTTATTGATTTTCCAACATAATATTGACGACTTCAGAAGAAGTTGCTTCAAGCTCTAAAACTAAGTTTTCGATTCGGGCTACCAAGTAGTGATAAGCAAGAGTGGTAGGAATTGCGACAGCAAGCCCTGCAGCTGTGGTTATGAGGGCAAACTCTAAGGCTTCTCCAATTTTTGTGGCATTTATATCAACAAGACCGCTTAGGCGCATTTCAGAAAACGCTTGAATAAATCCAATAACGGTTCCAAGAAGACCGATCAAAGGAGCAATATGGGCTACAAGCGAGAGTATTTTTGTATTTTTTTCAAGGCTTGCAATTTCAATTCTTGCTTGGAGCTCCATCGCTTGTTCTATAACCTCTCTTTCTTTATTAGCTTTTAGCAATCCTGCTTTGATCACAGAAGAGAAAGAACCTTCTTTTTTATCGCATAGCTTAATGGCTTCGCTTAAATCTTTCATTTCAAGAGCATTTTGAATCCCTTGGATAAAGGATTCGAACCCGTTCCTTAAAGATTTCAAACAATATAACCTCTCGAAAAAAAGGGCAAAGCTCACAATGGAACATGCGATAATTAATAAAAAAATGATGTTCAGACTGCTTATCCCTGCAAAAAGGGTCTCAAAATTATTGGTTAACGGCGGTTCCATAATATTTTTCCATATAAGATTTTGCTTTTTTAGACCATTCTCCTTCGTGCTTCATAATGGCTTTCAGCTGTTGAATAGAAAGCTCATCCCTTTTTTGAAGAGTATATATTTCAGCACGATGAAACATGGCTTTTAATCGAAGTTTAGATAAAGAATCTTCATTGACTGCAAGTGAAAGATGAAACATGGCTTCATCTAACTTTCCCATTTCTTTTAAAGAGAGGCTTTTTGAAATAAGAAAGAGTTGCTTTTCAGACCGCGCAAGCCATTTCATTACGTTGCATTCTTCTGATTTTTCAAATAAGTCCAAGGCCTCTTTAGGATTATTGTCTTCTAAAGCGAGCTCGGCAAGCTTCCAATAGGATTTGCTAATGAAATGATCCGCCTCCTCTTTTTTATTCTGACTAATGAGAGTAAA from Criblamydia sequanensis CRIB-18 includes these protein-coding regions:
- a CDS encoding biopolymer transporter ExbD, yielding MKPFKTTLKTSLSLIDLTPLVDVIFLLLIFFIITSDILPFKTLNIENPKLDKDAIPLSTQLAVVMDRQNVIYLGSKKVIADLKSVKQELLQLIEAIKNKNGGKEPTLVLSVDKNVSYGSFLELYSIIEELASQVRLVFTPDENSYDYF
- the tkt gene encoding transketolase, with translation MTSLNFEEKNKNEAEKKALSSDLKKTLADIAASIRILSMDAVQKANSGHPGLPLGCAEIGAYLFGMVLKHNPKNSSWANRDRFVLSAGHGSMWLYSLLFLSGFNLSLEDIKNFRQLHSKTPGHPEYGDTDGVETTTGPLGQGIGNAVGQALGIKLLENKFNKDSYKIFDAKVYCLMGDGDMMEGVSSEVSSFSGNLQINNLVAIYDANKVCLDGPISESFSDNVKERYESYGWKVYEINGHDFDEIHSVFTLINKGQDRPVLIIAHTIIGKGSPNKAGTSKVHGSPLGAEELKLTKEALGLPLESFYVYPSALEFFKNKLKDEEKLEKNWNDQFKKWSEAFPDLYDEYKKMKERFIPENLENELKALPIKSPIAGRNASHAVIQELAKVMPELYGGSADLSVSDMTMITAYPVVSRGSFKGRNIKYGVREFGMATIASGLTETGMILPFIGTFLTFSDYMRNAIRLASLMKLRVIYHFTHDSIFLGEDGPTHQPIEHYAALRAIPNLHFIRPADANEVKMAWMAALKYHGPTAFSLSRQNLPTLSETDVPYNEGMGRGAYILKKEKKKADFTLIATGSEVELALKVSEELEKMGKGVRVISMPCTQIFDSQDTAYKNSLLGGDIGKRVSIEAGVDLGWHKYIGIDGTAICMKSYGLSAPYEKLAEEFGFTVPSILKRIL
- a CDS encoding MotA/TolQ/ExbB proton channel family protein, with product MEPPLTNNFETLFAGISSLNIIFLLIIACSIVSFALFFERLYCLKSLRNGFESFIQGIQNALEMKDLSEAIKLCDKKEGSFSSVIKAGLLKANKEREVIEQAMELQARIEIASLEKNTKILSLVAHIAPLIGLLGTVIGFIQAFSEMRLSGLVDINATKIGEALEFALITTAAGLAVAIPTTLAYHYLVARIENLVLELEATSSEVVNIMLENQ
- a CDS encoding glycosyltransferase family protein, with product MIERILFLTNYNQYDSKRHFAKYFAEALRFFGIDTLELDVNQGKLNRSHLEKIETFNPTLTASFHSFIPISGQKFLWDMLKKPHLAILVDPVLYSLAMIKSPLVTISCVDLFDVENLLSFGFKKTFFLPHAVPKSLAEEPLREKIYDVTFIGSCYDYETLRKSWEKKLPEGAKEALSLSIELVMNDNATPLQVALVKSWNHLGLSPQGVNFEELFNYLDLYTRGLDRIKLIRAIPEEVKVHVFGANAEGDFLPKNSWEHYLGDKKNVILHSPVSFLDSLNVLRASKISLNSFPFFKNGTHERLFTGSALGSLVATSDNLWVRRNFIDDEDILIVPPKGWDQAGKRIMDVLKDTKKREEMALRGREKTLKFHTWHNRAETLIQEMNQFL